The stretch of DNA AGGAGGTGGGCGTCGAGGTCACGGTGACGCCGCGGGCGTCGGGTGACGGTCACATCACCGCGATCGTCGAGCCGAACGTCAGCTCGATCGTCAGCTTCGTCGGACCGAACAACGAGATTCCGTGGACGAAGGAGCGGCGCGCCACGACGCAGGTCCGCGTCAAGGACGGTCAGACGTTCATGCTCGCCGGCCTTCTGACGGAGGACACCACGAACGATGTGACCAAGGTGCCGCTTCTGGGCGACATCCCGATTCTCGGCCACATCTTCCGTCACACCCGCGAAGAGGTGAAGAACACCGACCTCATCATCAAGATCACGCCGAGCATCATCTCGTAGACAGCCGTCCGAACGGACGGAGCGACCGGACGCGCCGGGGCCCTTTTCTGGGTCCCGGCGCTCTGCGTGTGGGGCCGGCTCCGTGGGGGCCAAAGGGGGCGCGGCGGCGGGCGGGCCGGCCGTGCTTGAGTGCCGCTCCCCATTCCGGTATACTCCCTGTTCGATTGCGTCTGAGACCGGGAGAGGAGCCCTTGGAACAGCATGACATCGTGATCGTCGGGGCCGGACCGGCTGGACTCACAGTGGGGCTCAACACGAGCCGGGCGAGACTCTCGTCCCTCGTCATCGAGATGATGACGCCCGGGGGCTGGGCGGCGACAAC from Candidatus Effluviviaceae Genus V sp. encodes:
- a CDS encoding NAD(P)-binding protein — its product is MEQHDIVIVGAGPAGLTVGLNTSRARLSSLVIEMMTPGGWAATT